In the Bos taurus isolate L1 Dominette 01449 registration number 42190680 breed Hereford chromosome 21, ARS-UCD2.0, whole genome shotgun sequence genome, one interval contains:
- the ISLR2 gene encoding immunoglobulin superfamily containing leucine-rich repeat protein 2 isoform X3, with amino-acid sequence MVPLRALCLAWALLGAATACPEPCACVDKYAHQFADCAYKELREVPEGLPANVTTLSLSANKITVLRRGAFADVTQVTSLWLAHNEVRTVEPGSLAVLSQLKNLDLSHNLISSFPWSDLRNLSALQLLKMNHNRLGSLPRDALGALPDLRSLRINNNRLRTLAPGTFDALSALSHLQLYHNPFHCSCSLVWLQAWAASTRVSLPEPDSIACASPPELQGVPVHRLPALSCVPPSVHLSMEPPPEAPGSPLPSGLTLMVHCVAEGHPTPRLQWQLQIPGGTVVLAPQVLSGEDGGNGAEDGEGEGDGDGPTQTEAPTLTPAHAWPAPPATQRFLALTNGSLLVPFLSAKEAGVYTCRAHNELGANSTSVRVAVAAAGPPKHAPGAGGDPDGQAPTSERKSTAKTRGNSVLTSKPEGKIKGQGVGRVSVLGDSEMGPEQEEAEEEAGEGEEAENQVPADPVEEQRCGQGDLSRYVSNHAFNQSAELKPHVFELGVIALDVAEREARVQLTPLAARWGPGPGGASGGGRPERRPLRLLYLCPAGGGAAVQWSRVEEGVNAYWFRGLRPGTNYSVCLALAGEACHVQVVFATKKELPSLLVIVAVSVFLLVLATVPLLGAACCHLLAKHPGKPYRLILRPQAPDPMEKRIAADFDPRASYLESEKSYPAGGEAGGEEPEEAPGEGLDEDAEQGDPSGDLQREESLAACSLVESQSKANQEEFEAGSEYSDRLPLGAEAVDIAQEINGNYRQTVG; translated from the coding sequence ATGGTGCCCTTGAGGGCCCTGTGTCTGGCTTGGGCGCTGCTAGGAGCGGCCACAGCGTGCCCAGAGCCGTGCGCCTGCGTGGACAAGTACGCGCACCAGTTCGCCGACTGCGCCTACAAAGAGCTGCGCGAGGTTCCAGAAGGACTGCCGGCCAACGTGACCACGCTCAGTCTGTCGGCGAACAAGATCACCGTATTGCGGCGCGGGGCTTTCGCCGACGTCACGCAGGTCACCTCGCTGTGGTTGGCGCACAATGAGGTGCGCACGGTGGAACCCGGCTCGCTGGCCGTGCTGAGCCAGCTCAAGAACCTCGACCTGAGCCACAACCTCATATCCAGCTTCCCATGGAGCGACCTGCGTAATCTGAGCGCGCTACAGCTGCTCAAGATGAACCACAACCGCCTGGGCTCGTTGCCCCGGGACGCACTCGGTGCGCTGCCTGATCTGCGCTCTCTGCGCATCAACAACAACCGGCTTCGCACACTGGCTCCCGGCACCTTCGACGCGCTAAGCGCGCTGTCGCATCTGCAACTCTACCACAACCCCTTCCACTGCAGTTGCAGTCTTGTGTGGCTGCAGGCCTGGGCCGCGAGCACCCGGGTCTCCTTGCCCGAGCCCGACTCCATCGCGTGCGCCTCGCCTCCTGAGCTGCAGGGCGTGCCGGTGCATCGCCTGCCAGCCCTGTCCTGTGTACCGCCCAGTGTGCATCTGAGTATGGAGCCGCCGCCCGAAGCGCCAGGCAGCCCCCTGCCCTCTGGCCTGACGCTCATGGTACACTGCGTCGCCGAAGGACACCCCACGCCCCGCCTGCAATGGCAACTTCAGATCCCGGGTGGCACCGTAGTGCTAGCCCCGCAAGTCCTGAGCGGGGAGGACGGCGGGAACGGGGCGGAAGacggggagggggaaggagatggggacgGGCCAACGCAGACAGAGGCCCCAACCCTGACTCCAGCACATGCCTGGCCGGCTCCCCCAGCCACCCAGCGCTTCCTGGCCCTCACCAATGGCTCCCTGTTGGTGCCCTTCCTGAGTGCCAAGGAGGCAGGCGTCTACACCTGCCGTGCCCACAACGAGCTGGGCGCCAACTCCACGTCGGTTCGTGTGGCAGTGGCAGCTGCCGGCCCCCCAAAGCACGCTCCTGGCGCAGGGGGAGACCCTGATGGGCAGGCTCCAACCTCTGAGCGTAAGTCCACAGCTAAAACCCGGGGCAACAGCGTCTTAACGTCCAAGCCCGAAGGCAAAATCAAAGGCCAAGGCGTGGGCCGGGTTAGCGTCCTCGGGGATTCAGAGATGGGGCCGGAGCaggaggaggcggaggaggagGCAGGTGAGGGTGAAGAAGCGGAAAATCAGGTCCCCGCCGACCCAGTGGAGGAGCAGCGCTGTGGCCAAGGAGACCTCTCGCGGTACGTGTCCAACCACGCCTTCAACCAGAGCGCCGAGCTCAAGCCTCACGTTTTTGAGCTGGGCGTCATCGCGCTGGACGTGGCGGAGCGGGAGGCGCGGGTGCAGCTGACGCCCTTGGCGGCTCGCTGGGGCCCGGGGCCCGGGGGCGCTTCGGGAGGAGGGCGACCCGAGCGGCGGCCACTGCGCCTGCTTTATCTGTGCCCGGCGGGGGGCGGCGCAGCAGTGCAGTGGTCGCGTGTAGAGGAGGGCGTCAACGCCTACTGGTTCCGTGGCCTGCGGCCCGGCACCAACTACTCCGTGTGCCTGGCGCTAGCAGGCGAGGCCTGCCACGTGCAAGTGGTGTTCGCCACCAAGAAAGAGCTGCCCTCGCTGCTGGTGATCGTGGCGGTGAGCGTGTTCCTTCTGGTGCTGGCCACCGTGCCCCTGCTGGGCGCCGCCTGCTGCCATCTGCTGGCCAAACACCCGGGCAAGCCCTACCGCCTAATCCTGAGGCCGCAGGCCCCCGACCCCATGGAGAAGCGCATCGCCGCCGACTTCGACCCGCGCGCCTCCTACCTCGAGTCCGAGAAAAGCTACCCCGCAGGTGGCGAGGCGGGCGGGGAGGAGCCAGAAGAGGCCCCCGGGGAGGGCCTTGACGAAGATGCGGAGCAGGGGGACCCCAGTGGGGACCTGCAGAGAGAGGAGAGCCTGGCGGCTTGCTCGCTGGTGGAATCCCAGTCCAAGGCCAACCAAGAGGAGTTCGAGGCGGGCTCCGAGTACAGTGACCGGTTGCCCTTGGGTGCCGAAGCGGTCGACATCGCCCAGGAGATTAACGGCAACTACAGGCAGACGGTGGGCTGA
- the ISLR2 gene encoding immunoglobulin superfamily containing leucine-rich repeat protein 2 isoform X2 yields MMMGDSNIEEQLCGRCEVAATDVGSALGLSSWLRDIQSGEGVATRGQRTESWRAAGSAMVPLRALCLAWALLGAATACPEPCACVDKYAHQFADCAYKELREVPEGLPANVTTLSLSANKITVLRRGAFADVTQVTSLWLAHNEVRTVEPGSLAVLSQLKNLDLSHNLISSFPWSDLRNLSALQLLKMNHNRLGSLPRDALGALPDLRSLRINNNRLRTLAPGTFDALSALSHLQLYHNPFHCSCSLVWLQAWAASTRVSLPEPDSIACASPPELQGVPVHRLPALSCVPPSVHLSMEPPPEAPGSPLPSGLTLMVHCVAEGHPTPRLQWQLQIPGGTVVLAPQVLSGEDGGNGAEDGEGEGDGDGPTQTEAPTLTPAHAWPAPPATQRFLALTNGSLLVPFLSAKEAGVYTCRAHNELGANSTSVRVAVAAAGPPKHAPGAGGDPDGQAPTSERKSTAKTRGNSVLTSKPEGKIKGQGVGRVSVLGDSEMGPEQEEAEEEAGEGEEAENQVPADPVEEQRCGQGDLSRYVSNHAFNQSAELKPHVFELGVIALDVAEREARVQLTPLAARWGPGPGGASGGGRPERRPLRLLYLCPAGGGAAVQWSRVEEGVNAYWFRGLRPGTNYSVCLALAGEACHVQVVFATKKELPSLLVIVAVSVFLLVLATVPLLGAACCHLLAKHPGKPYRLILRPQAPDPMEKRIAADFDPRASYLESEKSYPAGGEAGGEEPEEAPGEGLDEDAEQGDPSGDLQREESLAACSLVESQSKANQEEFEAGSEYSDRLPLGAEAVDIAQEINGNYRQTVG; encoded by the exons GGGTGATTCTAATATTGAAGAGCAACTGTGTGGACGGTGTGAGG TCGCAGCAACAGATGTGGGAAGCGCCCTTGGGCTGTCGTCCTGGCTCCGCGACATCCAGTCTGGAGAGGGGGTTGCAACCCGAGGGCAGCGCACGGAGAGTTGGAGAGCAGCCG GATCAGCGATGGTGCCCTTGAGGGCCCTGTGTCTGGCTTGGGCGCTGCTAGGAGCGGCCACAGCGTGCCCAGAGCCGTGCGCCTGCGTGGACAAGTACGCGCACCAGTTCGCCGACTGCGCCTACAAAGAGCTGCGCGAGGTTCCAGAAGGACTGCCGGCCAACGTGACCACGCTCAGTCTGTCGGCGAACAAGATCACCGTATTGCGGCGCGGGGCTTTCGCCGACGTCACGCAGGTCACCTCGCTGTGGTTGGCGCACAATGAGGTGCGCACGGTGGAACCCGGCTCGCTGGCCGTGCTGAGCCAGCTCAAGAACCTCGACCTGAGCCACAACCTCATATCCAGCTTCCCATGGAGCGACCTGCGTAATCTGAGCGCGCTACAGCTGCTCAAGATGAACCACAACCGCCTGGGCTCGTTGCCCCGGGACGCACTCGGTGCGCTGCCTGATCTGCGCTCTCTGCGCATCAACAACAACCGGCTTCGCACACTGGCTCCCGGCACCTTCGACGCGCTAAGCGCGCTGTCGCATCTGCAACTCTACCACAACCCCTTCCACTGCAGTTGCAGTCTTGTGTGGCTGCAGGCCTGGGCCGCGAGCACCCGGGTCTCCTTGCCCGAGCCCGACTCCATCGCGTGCGCCTCGCCTCCTGAGCTGCAGGGCGTGCCGGTGCATCGCCTGCCAGCCCTGTCCTGTGTACCGCCCAGTGTGCATCTGAGTATGGAGCCGCCGCCCGAAGCGCCAGGCAGCCCCCTGCCCTCTGGCCTGACGCTCATGGTACACTGCGTCGCCGAAGGACACCCCACGCCCCGCCTGCAATGGCAACTTCAGATCCCGGGTGGCACCGTAGTGCTAGCCCCGCAAGTCCTGAGCGGGGAGGACGGCGGGAACGGGGCGGAAGacggggagggggaaggagatggggacgGGCCAACGCAGACAGAGGCCCCAACCCTGACTCCAGCACATGCCTGGCCGGCTCCCCCAGCCACCCAGCGCTTCCTGGCCCTCACCAATGGCTCCCTGTTGGTGCCCTTCCTGAGTGCCAAGGAGGCAGGCGTCTACACCTGCCGTGCCCACAACGAGCTGGGCGCCAACTCCACGTCGGTTCGTGTGGCAGTGGCAGCTGCCGGCCCCCCAAAGCACGCTCCTGGCGCAGGGGGAGACCCTGATGGGCAGGCTCCAACCTCTGAGCGTAAGTCCACAGCTAAAACCCGGGGCAACAGCGTCTTAACGTCCAAGCCCGAAGGCAAAATCAAAGGCCAAGGCGTGGGCCGGGTTAGCGTCCTCGGGGATTCAGAGATGGGGCCGGAGCaggaggaggcggaggaggagGCAGGTGAGGGTGAAGAAGCGGAAAATCAGGTCCCCGCCGACCCAGTGGAGGAGCAGCGCTGTGGCCAAGGAGACCTCTCGCGGTACGTGTCCAACCACGCCTTCAACCAGAGCGCCGAGCTCAAGCCTCACGTTTTTGAGCTGGGCGTCATCGCGCTGGACGTGGCGGAGCGGGAGGCGCGGGTGCAGCTGACGCCCTTGGCGGCTCGCTGGGGCCCGGGGCCCGGGGGCGCTTCGGGAGGAGGGCGACCCGAGCGGCGGCCACTGCGCCTGCTTTATCTGTGCCCGGCGGGGGGCGGCGCAGCAGTGCAGTGGTCGCGTGTAGAGGAGGGCGTCAACGCCTACTGGTTCCGTGGCCTGCGGCCCGGCACCAACTACTCCGTGTGCCTGGCGCTAGCAGGCGAGGCCTGCCACGTGCAAGTGGTGTTCGCCACCAAGAAAGAGCTGCCCTCGCTGCTGGTGATCGTGGCGGTGAGCGTGTTCCTTCTGGTGCTGGCCACCGTGCCCCTGCTGGGCGCCGCCTGCTGCCATCTGCTGGCCAAACACCCGGGCAAGCCCTACCGCCTAATCCTGAGGCCGCAGGCCCCCGACCCCATGGAGAAGCGCATCGCCGCCGACTTCGACCCGCGCGCCTCCTACCTCGAGTCCGAGAAAAGCTACCCCGCAGGTGGCGAGGCGGGCGGGGAGGAGCCAGAAGAGGCCCCCGGGGAGGGCCTTGACGAAGATGCGGAGCAGGGGGACCCCAGTGGGGACCTGCAGAGAGAGGAGAGCCTGGCGGCTTGCTCGCTGGTGGAATCCCAGTCCAAGGCCAACCAAGAGGAGTTCGAGGCGGGCTCCGAGTACAGTGACCGGTTGCCCTTGGGTGCCGAAGCGGTCGACATCGCCCAGGAGATTAACGGCAACTACAGGCAGACGGTGGGCTGA
- the ISLR2 gene encoding immunoglobulin superfamily containing leucine-rich repeat protein 2 isoform X1 has translation MRKRKLKWDLRARGIRNLPVPFSASLPSSPTVAATDVGSALGLSSWLRDIQSGEGVATRGQRTESWRAAGSAMVPLRALCLAWALLGAATACPEPCACVDKYAHQFADCAYKELREVPEGLPANVTTLSLSANKITVLRRGAFADVTQVTSLWLAHNEVRTVEPGSLAVLSQLKNLDLSHNLISSFPWSDLRNLSALQLLKMNHNRLGSLPRDALGALPDLRSLRINNNRLRTLAPGTFDALSALSHLQLYHNPFHCSCSLVWLQAWAASTRVSLPEPDSIACASPPELQGVPVHRLPALSCVPPSVHLSMEPPPEAPGSPLPSGLTLMVHCVAEGHPTPRLQWQLQIPGGTVVLAPQVLSGEDGGNGAEDGEGEGDGDGPTQTEAPTLTPAHAWPAPPATQRFLALTNGSLLVPFLSAKEAGVYTCRAHNELGANSTSVRVAVAAAGPPKHAPGAGGDPDGQAPTSERKSTAKTRGNSVLTSKPEGKIKGQGVGRVSVLGDSEMGPEQEEAEEEAGEGEEAENQVPADPVEEQRCGQGDLSRYVSNHAFNQSAELKPHVFELGVIALDVAEREARVQLTPLAARWGPGPGGASGGGRPERRPLRLLYLCPAGGGAAVQWSRVEEGVNAYWFRGLRPGTNYSVCLALAGEACHVQVVFATKKELPSLLVIVAVSVFLLVLATVPLLGAACCHLLAKHPGKPYRLILRPQAPDPMEKRIAADFDPRASYLESEKSYPAGGEAGGEEPEEAPGEGLDEDAEQGDPSGDLQREESLAACSLVESQSKANQEEFEAGSEYSDRLPLGAEAVDIAQEINGNYRQTVG, from the exons ATGcgaaagagaaaactgaagtgggacCTCAGGGCCAGGGGAATCCGCAACTTACCTGtccctttctctgcctctctacCATCTTCCCCCACAGTCGCAGCAACAGATGTGGGAAGCGCCCTTGGGCTGTCGTCCTGGCTCCGCGACATCCAGTCTGGAGAGGGGGTTGCAACCCGAGGGCAGCGCACGGAGAGTTGGAGAGCAGCCG GATCAGCGATGGTGCCCTTGAGGGCCCTGTGTCTGGCTTGGGCGCTGCTAGGAGCGGCCACAGCGTGCCCAGAGCCGTGCGCCTGCGTGGACAAGTACGCGCACCAGTTCGCCGACTGCGCCTACAAAGAGCTGCGCGAGGTTCCAGAAGGACTGCCGGCCAACGTGACCACGCTCAGTCTGTCGGCGAACAAGATCACCGTATTGCGGCGCGGGGCTTTCGCCGACGTCACGCAGGTCACCTCGCTGTGGTTGGCGCACAATGAGGTGCGCACGGTGGAACCCGGCTCGCTGGCCGTGCTGAGCCAGCTCAAGAACCTCGACCTGAGCCACAACCTCATATCCAGCTTCCCATGGAGCGACCTGCGTAATCTGAGCGCGCTACAGCTGCTCAAGATGAACCACAACCGCCTGGGCTCGTTGCCCCGGGACGCACTCGGTGCGCTGCCTGATCTGCGCTCTCTGCGCATCAACAACAACCGGCTTCGCACACTGGCTCCCGGCACCTTCGACGCGCTAAGCGCGCTGTCGCATCTGCAACTCTACCACAACCCCTTCCACTGCAGTTGCAGTCTTGTGTGGCTGCAGGCCTGGGCCGCGAGCACCCGGGTCTCCTTGCCCGAGCCCGACTCCATCGCGTGCGCCTCGCCTCCTGAGCTGCAGGGCGTGCCGGTGCATCGCCTGCCAGCCCTGTCCTGTGTACCGCCCAGTGTGCATCTGAGTATGGAGCCGCCGCCCGAAGCGCCAGGCAGCCCCCTGCCCTCTGGCCTGACGCTCATGGTACACTGCGTCGCCGAAGGACACCCCACGCCCCGCCTGCAATGGCAACTTCAGATCCCGGGTGGCACCGTAGTGCTAGCCCCGCAAGTCCTGAGCGGGGAGGACGGCGGGAACGGGGCGGAAGacggggagggggaaggagatggggacgGGCCAACGCAGACAGAGGCCCCAACCCTGACTCCAGCACATGCCTGGCCGGCTCCCCCAGCCACCCAGCGCTTCCTGGCCCTCACCAATGGCTCCCTGTTGGTGCCCTTCCTGAGTGCCAAGGAGGCAGGCGTCTACACCTGCCGTGCCCACAACGAGCTGGGCGCCAACTCCACGTCGGTTCGTGTGGCAGTGGCAGCTGCCGGCCCCCCAAAGCACGCTCCTGGCGCAGGGGGAGACCCTGATGGGCAGGCTCCAACCTCTGAGCGTAAGTCCACAGCTAAAACCCGGGGCAACAGCGTCTTAACGTCCAAGCCCGAAGGCAAAATCAAAGGCCAAGGCGTGGGCCGGGTTAGCGTCCTCGGGGATTCAGAGATGGGGCCGGAGCaggaggaggcggaggaggagGCAGGTGAGGGTGAAGAAGCGGAAAATCAGGTCCCCGCCGACCCAGTGGAGGAGCAGCGCTGTGGCCAAGGAGACCTCTCGCGGTACGTGTCCAACCACGCCTTCAACCAGAGCGCCGAGCTCAAGCCTCACGTTTTTGAGCTGGGCGTCATCGCGCTGGACGTGGCGGAGCGGGAGGCGCGGGTGCAGCTGACGCCCTTGGCGGCTCGCTGGGGCCCGGGGCCCGGGGGCGCTTCGGGAGGAGGGCGACCCGAGCGGCGGCCACTGCGCCTGCTTTATCTGTGCCCGGCGGGGGGCGGCGCAGCAGTGCAGTGGTCGCGTGTAGAGGAGGGCGTCAACGCCTACTGGTTCCGTGGCCTGCGGCCCGGCACCAACTACTCCGTGTGCCTGGCGCTAGCAGGCGAGGCCTGCCACGTGCAAGTGGTGTTCGCCACCAAGAAAGAGCTGCCCTCGCTGCTGGTGATCGTGGCGGTGAGCGTGTTCCTTCTGGTGCTGGCCACCGTGCCCCTGCTGGGCGCCGCCTGCTGCCATCTGCTGGCCAAACACCCGGGCAAGCCCTACCGCCTAATCCTGAGGCCGCAGGCCCCCGACCCCATGGAGAAGCGCATCGCCGCCGACTTCGACCCGCGCGCCTCCTACCTCGAGTCCGAGAAAAGCTACCCCGCAGGTGGCGAGGCGGGCGGGGAGGAGCCAGAAGAGGCCCCCGGGGAGGGCCTTGACGAAGATGCGGAGCAGGGGGACCCCAGTGGGGACCTGCAGAGAGAGGAGAGCCTGGCGGCTTGCTCGCTGGTGGAATCCCAGTCCAAGGCCAACCAAGAGGAGTTCGAGGCGGGCTCCGAGTACAGTGACCGGTTGCCCTTGGGTGCCGAAGCGGTCGACATCGCCCAGGAGATTAACGGCAACTACAGGCAGACGGTGGGCTGA